A window of the Microvirga terrae genome harbors these coding sequences:
- a CDS encoding ABC transporter substrate-binding protein yields MKQLKHLAFGALALALSASIAQAATEVRIMWYSDGNEGEVLQDLVKRFESQNPDIKVVVDNVAFGVIKDQLPVQLEAGRGPDIVRVVELKSQAKHWLDLRPHLKDAATFEKNFSNTLDWMREDGSQALPGFMTQLTITGPLVNTTLFEQAGVPVPGSKATWDEWAAAAKKVADSQKIPIALAFDRSGHRFMGPAISMGAKVIGPDGKPAVVDEGFKAMAQRIADWHKNGIMPREIWGGVAGTTYKGANEEFVNGQVAVYFSGSWQVAQFSQKIKDAFDWSAAPEPCGPAACTGMPGGAGLVAVKYTQNPKEVARVVEYLASEPVVREFSERTLFLPAHQGVAAKGVDFKSSDPNVKKSLDIFLNATQTADPLALKMQSYKWSGTIYAAVISRLGQVVAGETQLSDAYARIEDDIKQKVAEASR; encoded by the coding sequence ATGAAACAACTGAAACACCTGGCCTTCGGTGCCCTCGCGCTCGCATTGAGCGCCTCCATCGCGCAAGCGGCCACCGAAGTGCGCATCATGTGGTACTCGGACGGCAACGAGGGCGAGGTCCTGCAGGACCTCGTCAAGCGCTTCGAATCCCAGAATCCCGATATCAAGGTCGTGGTCGACAACGTTGCGTTCGGCGTCATCAAGGATCAGCTGCCCGTTCAGCTCGAAGCCGGGCGCGGACCCGATATCGTGCGCGTGGTGGAGCTGAAGTCGCAGGCCAAGCACTGGCTCGATCTGCGCCCGCACCTAAAGGATGCCGCGACCTTCGAAAAGAACTTCAGCAACACCCTCGACTGGATGCGCGAGGACGGCAGCCAGGCGCTGCCCGGCTTCATGACCCAGCTCACCATCACGGGCCCGCTCGTGAACACCACGCTGTTCGAGCAGGCGGGCGTGCCCGTTCCCGGTTCGAAGGCGACCTGGGACGAGTGGGCGGCGGCCGCCAAGAAGGTGGCCGACAGCCAGAAGATCCCGATCGCGCTGGCGTTCGACCGTTCGGGCCACCGCTTCATGGGACCGGCCATCTCCATGGGCGCGAAGGTGATCGGCCCTGACGGCAAGCCCGCCGTCGTGGACGAGGGCTTCAAGGCCATGGCCCAGCGCATCGCCGACTGGCACAAGAACGGCATCATGCCGCGCGAGATCTGGGGCGGCGTCGCCGGAACGACCTACAAGGGCGCCAATGAGGAGTTCGTGAACGGCCAGGTTGCGGTCTACTTCTCCGGCTCCTGGCAGGTCGCCCAGTTCTCCCAGAAGATCAAGGACGCGTTCGACTGGTCGGCGGCCCCCGAGCCCTGCGGGCCTGCCGCCTGCACGGGCATGCCGGGCGGCGCCGGCCTCGTGGCCGTGAAGTACACGCAGAACCCGAAGGAGGTGGCCCGGGTCGTCGAATATCTCGCGAGCGAGCCCGTGGTGCGCGAGTTCTCCGAACGCACCCTGTTCCTGCCGGCGCATCAGGGCGTCGCGGCCAAGGGCGTCGACTTCAAGTCGAGCGATCCGAACGTGAAGAAGTCGCTCGACATCTTCCTCAACGCGACCCAGACCGCCGATCCGCTCGCCCTGAAGATGCAGAGTTATAAATGGTCGGGCACGATCTACGCGGCTGTCATCAGCCGTCTCGGTCAGGTGGTCGCCGGCGAGACGCAACTCTCCGACGCTTATGCCCGCATCGAGGACGACATCAAGCAGAAGGTTGCGGAAGCGTCGCGCTAG
- a CDS encoding carbohydrate ABC transporter permease, giving the protein MSITTQVSGGRAAGLSSMLALPFRVLMGALNAPMSAVQRRFGIGGMGAVFLAPNMLIFGVFVLIPVAINLAYSLTGGTAIFFEGRYFVGLDQYKTLLTCGDYTVPATCLQDAFWQSLHNTALFVVLQVTLLVLASLATALVLNREMRARGFWRGVFFFPVLLSPVVVGLIWKWILQRDGLLNALLLDLGFERTLWLAERNWAMFWAIFVSVWAHLGFYALILLAGLQAIPRDLYEAAMMDGTGRMRTFRRITLPLLWPNLLVVIILALIKAVQIFDEAFVLTGGGPGTSTMFITQYIYETGFAHVLRNLGLASAASILMGIVLVALTALQLLASNRRARKEAA; this is encoded by the coding sequence ATGAGCATCACCACCCAGGTGTCGGGAGGGCGGGCGGCCGGCCTGTCCTCCATGCTCGCCTTGCCCTTCCGCGTCCTGATGGGAGCCCTCAACGCTCCCATGAGTGCCGTTCAGCGTCGGTTCGGCATCGGCGGCATGGGGGCCGTTTTCCTGGCCCCGAACATGCTGATCTTCGGCGTCTTCGTGCTCATTCCCGTCGCCATCAACCTCGCCTATTCCCTGACCGGCGGAACCGCCATCTTCTTCGAAGGCCGCTACTTCGTCGGTCTCGACCAGTACAAGACGCTGCTCACCTGCGGGGACTATACCGTCCCGGCCACCTGCCTGCAGGATGCCTTCTGGCAGAGCCTGCACAACACGGCGCTTTTCGTCGTACTGCAGGTCACGCTGCTCGTGCTCGCCTCCCTGGCGACGGCGCTTGTCCTCAACCGCGAGATGCGCGCCCGGGGCTTCTGGCGCGGCGTCTTCTTCTTTCCCGTCCTGCTCTCGCCGGTGGTCGTCGGCCTGATCTGGAAATGGATCCTGCAGCGCGACGGGCTGCTCAATGCGCTTCTCCTGGACCTCGGCTTCGAGCGCACCCTCTGGCTGGCCGAGCGGAACTGGGCCATGTTCTGGGCCATCTTCGTGTCCGTCTGGGCCCATCTCGGCTTCTATGCGCTCATCCTGCTCGCCGGTCTCCAGGCCATTCCGCGCGATCTCTACGAGGCTGCCATGATGGACGGTACCGGCCGCATGCGCACCTTCCGGCGCATCACCCTGCCGCTCCTGTGGCCGAATCTCCTCGTCGTCATCATCCTGGCCCTCATCAAGGCCGTGCAGATCTTCGACGAGGCCTTCGTGCTCACCGGCGGCGGCCCGGGCACCAGCACCATGTTCATCACCCAGTACATCTATGAGACAGGCTTCGCCCACGTGCTGCGCAATCTCGGGCTCGCATCGGCGGCCTCGATCCTCATGGGGATCGTCCTTGTCGCTCTCACGGCCCTGCAGCTCCTGGCGTCGAACAGGCGCGCCCGGAAGGAGGCCGCATGA